Proteins encoded within one genomic window of Arachis ipaensis cultivar K30076 chromosome B08, Araip1.1, whole genome shotgun sequence:
- the LOC107613662 gene encoding disease resistance-like protein CSA1, translating into MNSLQETSYTDLKGDEKIIFLDIACFFGGKRNKYVEHILESRISSDPHLAIQEIWRNSLIKIRNDEIHMHQILRDLGKKIVRGNNTEEPKCWSRLWDAKDFQKALNTDMKGNAVQAIVLDEDVSRFFKIERVSQMRHLRLLILHQESPSGNHIFYFNELSYLSWDGYAYASLSLSIWFNLVELNLLNSSIERLWDEEEEIPNLKRMDLSNSRNLTTTPNFVRCQGLVRLDLSGCTNLTEVHDSIQLLSKLDYLSLRNCSSLPIPDFGSNCQLVSLRTLLLSGCNFRHRRPDLTRLSKLSYIDF; encoded by the exons ATGAACTCGCTGCAGGAAACAAGTTATACAGATCTGAAGGGAGATGAGAAGATAATATTTCTAGATATAGCTTGTTTCTTTGGGGGGAAAAGGAACAAGTATGTCGAGCACATTCTAGAGAGTAGAATATCATCAGATCCTCATCTTGCAATTCAAGAGATCTGGAGGAATTCACTCATAAAGATTAGGAACGACGAAATTCATATGCATCAAATATTACGAGATTTGGGCAAGAAAATTGTTCGGGGCAATAATACAGAAGAGCCAAAATGCTGGTCTAGATTGTGGGATGCCAAGGATTTCCAGAAAGCCTTGAACACAGACATG AAAGGAAACGCAGTCCAGGCCATAGTTTTGGATGAAGATGTCTCAAGGTTTTTCAAGATTGAGAGAGTGTCGCAAATGAGGCATCTTAGACTGCTGATATTACATCAGGAGAGCCCCTCAGGAAACCACATTTTTTATTTCAACGAGTTATCCTATCTTTCCTGGGATGGTTACGCTTACGCTTCTCTGTCACTATCCATATGGTTTAATCTTGTTGAATTGAATTTACTAAACAGCAGCATCGAACGACTATGGGATGAAGAAGAG GAAATTCCAAATCTAAAAAGAATGGATCTGAGCAACTCAAGAAATCTTACAACCACTCCAAACTTTGTACGCTGCCAAGGACTTGTGCGGCTGGATCTTAGTGGATGCACAAACCTAACTGAAGTCCACGACTCAATTCAACTTCTCAGCAAacttgattacttgagtttgcgaAATTGTAGCAGTCTACCCATTCCTGATTTTGGCTCTAATTGTCAGTTAGTTTCTCTAAGAACTCTGCTGCTCTCTGGCTGCAACTTCAGGCACAGGAGGCCAGATCTGACAAGGCTTTCAAAACTTAGCTACATTGATTTTTAA
- the LOC107610554 gene encoding uncharacterized protein LOC107610554 translates to MSGLVGETQSAFVKGRKIHDGALIVYETVHWLKRRNKEDMVLQKMGFGCRWRAWVMECVTTTSISVLINGSPSKSFKMERGLRQGDPLSPFLFVLVVDVLHRMVGQAVRNECISPLVVGRDGVKLSHLQFADDTILFCPPEDETMKNYKRLLSLWGCKEGTLPVKYLGVPLGANPKLVKTWKPIIDKVEEKLSLWKAKVLNKAGKLVLIKSVLNSLPVYYLSLYKMPKAVAEKLISLQRKFLWNKEDGRNGMALVRWELVQAPKKLGGLGVDDAMVRNFALLFKWWWRFAKEECLLWKKVVCSCNNLKPTELLSTQVLPTRGGPWKDICQLQLKDQHIRDKMITGLSMEIGDGRRTRFWEDIWLHCGSLKDRFPRLFSVSNLCGSTIGDCGFWDGLEWVWNFFWRRELFQWELDLLGQLHETLRPVLQEGMLSEDITSYSFTKTIWKGVECLDICVWPSMVHSGIDEGTLSKLDRRARRNEDRKQRLRCFCAVIWNIWMEMNKRIFQNKSKGVEKIINLPVLSYKEWEGALSSCC, encoded by the exons ATGTCGGGATTAGTAGGAGAGACGCAGAGTGCTTTTGTGAAGGGGAGGAAGATTCATGATGGGGCCCTAATAGTGTATGAAACAGTCCACTGGCTTAAGAGGAGAAATAAGGAGGATATGGTGTTGCAGAAGATGGGGTTTGGGTGCAGGTGGAGGGCttgggttatggagtgtgtgaCCACGACCTCTATTTCGGTATTGATTAATGGCTCGCCTTCTAAATCGTTCAAGATGGAAAGGGGCTTAAGACAAGGTGACCCGCTCTCTCCCTTCTTGTTTGTGCTGGTTGTGGATGTTCTGCATAGGATGGTTGGTCAGGCAGTTAGGAACGAGTGTATTTCTCCCTTAGTGGTTGGTAGAGACGGGGTGAAGTTATCCCATCTTCAGTTTGCTGATGACACTATTCTATTTTGCCCACCAGAAGATGAGACCATGAAGAACTACAAGCGGTTGCTGAG CTTGTGGGGTTGTAAGGAAGGTACCCTCCCAGTTAAATACCTTGGAGTGCCCCTAGGAGCTAACCCAAAGTTGGTAAAGACCTGGAAGCCTATAATTGACAAAGTGGAAGAGAAACTAAGCCTCTGGAAAGCGAAGGTGCTTAACAAAGCTGGAAAGTTGGTGCTTATCAAATCAGTGTTAAATAGCTTGCCGGTGTATTACTTGagcttgtataagatgccaaaggcaGTTGCTGAGAAATTGATATCCTTGCAGAGAAAGTTTCTATGGAACAAGGAGGATGGGAGGAATGGTATGGCGTTAGTAAGATGGGAGCTGGTGCAGGCCCCAAAGAAGTTAGGTGGGTTGGGAGTTGATGATGCTATGGTtcggaactttgcacttttgtttaagtggtggtggcgtttTGCGAAGGAAGAGTGCCTATTGTGGAAAAAAGTGGTCTGTTCTTGTAATAATCTGAAGCCGACTGAGTTACTGTCTACTCAAGTGTTACCTACCAGAGGAGGCCCTTGGAAGGATATATGCCAGTTACAGCTGAAAGATCAACATATAAGGGATAAGATGATTACAGGTCTGTCCATGGAGATTGGTGATGGTCGTCGGACGCGTTTTTGGGAGGATATATGGTTACATTGTGGATCCTTGAAGGATCGATTCCCCCgactcttctctgtttcaaacctgTGTGGTTCGACTattggggattgtgggttttgggatgggttagagtgggttTGGAACTTCTTTTGGAGGCGAGAGCTCTTTCAGTGGGAGTTGGATCTTCTGGGTCAGTTGCATGAGACTTTGAGGCCG gtgTTACAAGAAGGCATGCTCTCAGAGGATATAACCAGTTACAGTTTCACCAAGACCATTTGGAAAG GTGTGGAATGCTTGGATATCTGTGTTTGGCCGTCTATGGTCCATTCCGGGATTGATGAAGGAACACTTTCTAAGTTGGATAGAAGAGCCCGTAGGAATGAGGATCGAAAGCAGCGGTTGAGGTGCTTCTGTGCGGTCATCTGGAACATTTGGATGGAAATGAATAAGAGGATATTTCAGAATAAAAGCAAAGGTGTAGAAAAAATCATCAATTTGCCTGTGCTCAGCTATAAGGAGTGGGAAGGCGCACTCTCTTcgtgttgttga